One window from the genome of Oceaniferula flava encodes:
- a CDS encoding YegP family protein has protein sequence MFEIYQSEKTQKYHFRLKAKNGEIILTGQAYKDKGGCENGVASVKKNGPDESKFEIKDSTNGKQYFVLKSGNGQIIGQSQMYKTASGLKNGIASVGKNCAGDIKDLTA, from the coding sequence ATGTTTGAAATCTATCAAAGCGAAAAAACCCAGAAGTATCATTTCCGTCTGAAGGCCAAGAATGGCGAGATCATTCTCACCGGTCAGGCCTACAAGGACAAGGGCGGCTGTGAAAACGGCGTGGCCTCTGTGAAAAAGAACGGACCTGATGAGTCCAAGTTTGAGATCAAGGACTCCACCAATGGGAAGCAATACTTCGTGCTGAAGTCCGGCAACGGCCAGATTATCGGTCAAAGCCAGATGTACAAAACAGCATCCGGCTTGAAAAACGGAATCGCCTCCGTCGGTAAAAACTGCGCTGGCGATATCAAGGATCTCACCGCGTAA
- a CDS encoding peptidylprolyl isomerase, with protein sequence MTALVAGCFSVHAQEEKSDEVKDIRIVMSTDKGDIEATLTASKTPVTVANFLNLAKRGYYDGITFHRVIPNFMIQGGDPTGTGRGGPGYRFGDEFHPELKHDSAGIFSMANAGPGTNGSQFFITHNATPHLNGKHSVFGKVTKGQDVVNKIARGDKIKSIKVLDSTDALFKAQKANLDQWNTVLGPKK encoded by the coding sequence ATGACAGCACTGGTTGCTGGTTGTTTCTCCGTTCACGCGCAGGAAGAAAAAAGTGATGAAGTGAAGGATATCCGGATCGTGATGAGCACGGACAAGGGGGATATCGAAGCCACTCTGACAGCTTCCAAGACCCCGGTGACGGTGGCCAATTTCCTCAACCTTGCCAAGCGGGGTTACTATGATGGCATTACGTTCCACCGGGTGATTCCTAACTTCATGATCCAGGGTGGTGATCCTACCGGCACGGGTCGTGGTGGTCCGGGTTATCGTTTTGGCGATGAGTTTCACCCTGAACTGAAGCACGATAGTGCAGGCATCTTCTCCATGGCGAATGCCGGCCCCGGCACGAACGGATCGCAGTTTTTCATCACCCACAATGCCACGCCTCACCTGAACGGGAAGCACAGCGTTTTTGGTAAAGTGACCAAGGGACAGGACGTGGTGAACAAGATCGCACGAGGCGATAAGATCAAGAGCATCAAGGTGCTTGATTCGACGGATGCTCTGTTCAAGGCGCAAAAGGCGAACCTCGACCAATGGAATACCGTTCTCGGGCCCAAGAAATAA
- a CDS encoding PT domain-containing protein, with the protein MTLLFLFLMPVNAQHSLTTGYRAPANQPINQSTNQPINQSTNQPINQSTNQPINQSTSQPVNQSTSQPAISHSRLHWGGMGFTSFPDEKIPTDYDDSTGCWLFLRSRAGRKK; encoded by the coding sequence ATGACCTTGCTCTTCCTCTTCCTCATGCCAGTCAATGCCCAACACTCACTGACTACCGGCTACCGAGCACCAGCCAATCAACCAATCAACCAATCAACCAATCAACCAATCAACCAATCAACCAATCAACCAATCAACCAATCAACCAATCAACCAATCAACCAGTCAACCAGTCAACCAGTCAACCAGTCAACCAGTCAACCAGCGATCTCTCATTCCCGCTTGCACTGGGGTGGGATGGGGTTTACTTCATTCCCTGATGAAAAAATACCTACTGACTATGATGACAGCACTGGTTGCTGGTTGTTTCTCCGTTCACGCGCAGGAAGAAAAAAGTGA
- a CDS encoding ArsR/SmtB family transcription factor: MNIEETALCMAELGHKTRLAVFRHLVQAGKTGLPVGELQKQLEIPASTLSHHISRLTRAGLVVQERNGTTLTCLPQYQVLQEMIDFLVDQCCSGEPCLDTPCDC, from the coding sequence ATGAACATTGAAGAAACAGCCCTCTGCATGGCCGAACTCGGCCACAAAACCCGCCTCGCGGTCTTCCGCCATCTGGTTCAAGCCGGCAAGACAGGTCTACCCGTTGGCGAGCTCCAGAAGCAGCTTGAAATCCCCGCCTCCACCCTTTCCCACCACATCTCACGCCTGACACGCGCCGGCCTGGTGGTGCAGGAACGTAACGGCACCACCCTCACCTGCCTGCCCCAGTATCAGGTTTTGCAGGAAATGATCGATTTCCTCGTCGATCAATGCTGCTCCGGCGAACCCTGCCTCGACACTCCCTGCGATTGCTAA
- the arsB gene encoding ACR3 family arsenite efflux transporter, producing MNNDRKMTNIFERYLTVWVGLCIVAGILLGKAAPDLAKSLDGLAIHVNGAPVISIPIAICLFLMMYPIMVKIDFNRVIKAGRSGKPVFLTLFINWCVKPFTMYAIALLFLGVLLKNMIGPDAMDLVKMPFGLDLPVGSEHGAGTVVMSEGVKMLQIPLWRSYFAGCILLGIAPCTAMVLVWGYLARGNDGLTLVMVAINSLTMLVLYGVLGGFLLGVGQLPIPWQALLLSVAIYVALPLVTGYFSRKWIISAKGETWFQEKFLHRLTPVTIAALLLTLVLLFSFKGEIILANPLTIVWISIPLALQTLLIFALGYGAAKIMKLKYEDAAPVAMIGASNHFEVAIATAVMLFGLSSGAALATVVGVLIEVPLMLLLVSVCKKTQGWFGEP from the coding sequence ATGAACAACGACCGTAAAATGACCAACATCTTCGAGCGTTACCTGACCGTTTGGGTAGGGCTGTGTATCGTCGCCGGAATTTTGTTAGGAAAAGCGGCACCCGATCTGGCGAAGTCGCTCGACGGCCTCGCCATCCACGTCAACGGCGCCCCGGTGATCTCCATCCCCATCGCCATCTGCCTTTTCCTAATGATGTATCCCATCATGGTGAAAATCGATTTCAACCGCGTGATCAAAGCCGGCAGAAGCGGCAAGCCGGTTTTCCTCACCCTCTTCATCAACTGGTGTGTCAAACCCTTCACCATGTATGCCATCGCCCTGCTGTTCCTCGGTGTCTTGCTGAAAAACATGATCGGCCCCGATGCCATGGATCTGGTGAAAATGCCCTTCGGCCTGGATCTCCCGGTCGGTTCCGAACACGGCGCCGGCACCGTGGTCATGAGCGAGGGCGTGAAAATGCTGCAGATTCCCCTGTGGCGCAGCTACTTCGCCGGCTGTATCCTGTTAGGCATCGCCCCCTGCACCGCCATGGTGCTGGTCTGGGGATATCTCGCCCGAGGTAACGACGGCCTAACACTGGTCATGGTCGCCATCAACTCACTCACCATGCTGGTGCTTTACGGCGTGTTAGGCGGCTTCTTGTTAGGTGTCGGTCAGCTGCCGATTCCTTGGCAGGCCCTGCTCCTCTCCGTCGCCATCTACGTCGCCCTGCCGCTAGTCACCGGCTACTTTTCCAGAAAATGGATCATCTCCGCCAAGGGCGAAACCTGGTTCCAGGAGAAATTCCTCCACCGCCTCACCCCCGTCACCATCGCCGCCCTGTTGTTGACCCTGGTGCTGCTGTTCAGCTTCAAAGGCGAGATCATCCTGGCCAATCCTCTCACCATCGTCTGGATCTCCATCCCCCTAGCCCTGCAGACCCTGCTGATCTTCGCCCTCGGCTACGGTGCGGCCAAGATCATGAAGTTGAAATACGAAGACGCCGCCCCGGTCGCCATGATCGGCGCCTCCAACCACTTCGAGGTCGCCATCGCCACCGCCGTCATGCTCTTCGGCCTCTCCTCAGGCGCCGCCCTCGCCACCGTCGTCGGAGTCCTGATCGAAGTCCCCCTAATGCTCCTCCTCGTCAGCGTCTGCAAAAAGACCCAAGGCTGGTTCGGCGAGCCGTAA
- a CDS encoding tyrosine-type recombinase/integrase: MAVLIKKGTSKYWHAQYLVPTDKGTCVKVNRSTKETSKRKALLKAVEFERAALREAGAGNVKGRKMLAVLTRATEHAELGKLNVTKAREFMAEIVKIATGEDMPEYTVRTWTKEWLTRKSGKAESSLRAYRTNAKHFLEGLGEKADHTLESITVADMRKLRDWLQFDEKGERKSSVTTVNQKMKTASSIFITAMAEGITNFNPVAALEKLENDDKVQRKPFTKKEVAALVKHAPSEEWKGLILLGAYTGLRLVDCASLTWGDIDMTNEVIATLPAKTKRKKTVVRIPIHPALAKWLKTRPTAINPATQVFPTLSQYLGAGRNGLSTQFNGIMEKAKVSRGKSVQTGSKTFHEKSFHSLRHTLTSWLSDAKVPPEIRMQILGHKSEEVHAGYTHHQDHTLKTAMQSIPNL, from the coding sequence ATGGCCGTTTTAATCAAGAAAGGCACCTCCAAATATTGGCATGCACAGTATCTCGTTCCCACAGATAAAGGGACGTGCGTGAAGGTGAATCGGTCTACAAAAGAAACCTCAAAACGCAAAGCCCTGCTGAAAGCGGTCGAGTTTGAACGCGCTGCGCTGCGAGAAGCAGGGGCAGGCAACGTCAAAGGGAGGAAGATGCTGGCGGTGTTGACCCGAGCGACTGAGCACGCCGAACTAGGCAAGCTGAACGTCACCAAGGCCAGGGAATTCATGGCTGAGATCGTTAAAATAGCCACAGGCGAGGACATGCCTGAATACACGGTTAGAACGTGGACAAAGGAGTGGCTGACTCGGAAATCAGGCAAGGCAGAGTCCTCCCTCAGAGCCTACCGCACAAACGCAAAGCATTTCCTCGAAGGACTCGGCGAGAAGGCCGACCATACATTAGAGAGCATCACCGTTGCGGACATGCGGAAGCTGCGGGACTGGCTCCAGTTCGACGAAAAGGGCGAACGCAAGTCCAGTGTCACTACCGTGAACCAAAAGATGAAAACAGCTTCATCCATTTTCATAACCGCCATGGCTGAAGGTATCACCAACTTCAATCCGGTTGCTGCGCTGGAGAAACTTGAAAACGACGACAAGGTTCAGCGCAAACCTTTCACCAAAAAAGAGGTAGCCGCCTTAGTGAAGCACGCCCCTTCCGAGGAATGGAAAGGTTTGATTCTGTTGGGTGCCTACACAGGTCTGCGCTTGGTGGACTGCGCATCCCTCACGTGGGGAGACATCGACATGACCAACGAAGTGATCGCCACCCTGCCAGCCAAGACCAAGAGAAAGAAAACCGTTGTCCGCATCCCTATCCACCCTGCGCTGGCCAAGTGGCTGAAGACCCGCCCCACGGCAATCAACCCTGCCACACAGGTATTCCCGACGCTTTCCCAATACCTCGGAGCTGGCCGCAACGGTCTCAGCACACAGTTCAACGGAATCATGGAAAAAGCCAAAGTCAGCCGTGGCAAGTCAGTTCAGACAGGCAGTAAAACATTCCACGAGAAAAGCTTCCACAGCCTACGCCACACCCTCACCAGCTGGCTCTCGGACGCTAAGGTTCCGCCTGAAATCCGAATGCAAATCCTCGGTCACAAGTCGGAAGAGGTTCACGCCGGATACACCCATCACCAAGACCACACCCTCAAAACTGCGATGCAGAGCATCCCAAACTTATAA
- a CDS encoding helix-turn-helix domain-containing protein, whose protein sequence is MKTPTQVNDPTPPLKPEWLRIPQATQVFGIGRSKLYELIAEGKIKSVSLRKRGQTSGTRLISYDSLADYIESQLKPQM, encoded by the coding sequence ATGAAAACGCCAACCCAAGTAAACGACCCCACGCCACCTTTAAAACCCGAGTGGCTCCGTATCCCTCAGGCCACACAGGTCTTCGGCATCGGCAGGAGCAAGCTCTATGAGCTTATCGCCGAGGGTAAAATCAAATCCGTCTCACTCCGCAAACGCGGCCAAACCAGCGGGACGCGCCTCATCAGCTATGACTCACTGGCCGATTACATCGAGAGCCAGCTAAAACCCCAAATGTAA